From Pseudomonas sp. AN-1:
CGACGTGCTCAACGTCTCCGGCCACCGCCTGGGCAGCGCCGAGGTGGAGAGCGCGCTGGTGCTGCACGACGCGGTGGCCGAGGCCGCGGTGGTCGGCTACCCGCACGACCTCAAGGGCCAGGGCATCTACGCCTTCGTCACCCTGATGACGGACAGCCAGCCCAGCGAGGGCCTGCGCCAGGAGCTCGCCGAGCTGGTCGCCCGCGAGGTCGGCCACTTCGCCCGCCCGGATCTGATCCAGTGGGCGCCGGGCCTGCCGAAGACCCGCTCGGGCAAGATCCTGCGGCGCATCCTGCGCAAGATCGCCGGCAACGAGCTGGACAACCTCGGCGACCTGTCGACCCTGGCCGACCCGACCGTGGTGGACAACCTGATCGAGCAGCGCATCCATCGCTGAACATCGCGCCGGCGCGTGGAAAAGCGACGGCAGCCCGAACGGGCGCTGGTAAACTGCCGCTCCCCATACCCGAGGAGACGCGCCATGTCCGCCTTGAACCAGGCGCTGCGCGCCGCCTTCGAGCGCCGTCAGGCCCTGATCGCCGAACTGCACGGCCAGGGCACCGACTGCTACCGCCTGTTCCACGGCAGCCAGGAGGGCGCGCCGGGCCTGACCGTCGACCGCTACGGCCCGCAGCTGCTGGTGCAGAGCTTCCACCAGCCGCTCGAGCGCGATGCCCTGCTCGAGCTGTTCGCCGCCTGCCAGGCCTTTCTCGGCACCGAGCTGCTGGCGGTGTACAACGACCGCTCGCAGCCCAACTCGCGCATCGACCGCACGGACCCGGTCTGCCAGCCCACCCCCGAGGCGCTGAGCGATCTGGTCGGCCACGAGTGGGGGCTGAACTACCGGGTGCGCGCCCGCCACCCGGGCCAGGACCCGTTGCTGTTCCTCGACCTGCGCAACGCCCGCGGCTGGGTCAGGCGCCACAGCGCCGGCAGGTCGGTGCTCAACCTGTTCGCCTACACCTGCGGCGTCGGCCTGTGCGCCGCGGCCGGCGGCGCACGCCGCGTGGTCAACCTCGACTTCGCCGAGGGCAACCTGGCGGTCGGCCGCGAGAATGGCGCGCTCAATCCGGCCCTGCCGGAAATGCACTTCATCCAGTCCGACTACTTCCCGGCGATCCGCCAGCTGGCCGGTCTGCCGGTGGCGCACCGCCGCGGCCAGCGCCTGCCGAGCTACCCGCGCCTGGCCGCCGAGCAGTTCGACCTGGTGTTCCTCGATCCGCCGGCCTGGGCGCGCAGCGCCTTCGGCACCGTCGACCTGCTGCGTGACTACCAGAGCCTGCTCAAGCCGGCGCTGCTGGCCACCGCCGCGGGCGGCACCCTGGTGTGCTGCAACAACCTCGCCAGGGTCGAGCTGGACGACTGGCGCGAACAGGTGCTGCGCTGCGCGGCGAAGAACGGCCGCCCGGTACGCGAGGTCGAGGTGCTGGCACCGGCCGCCGACTTCCCCTCCTTCGACGGCCGCCCGCCGCTGAAGACCCTGATCCTCCATCTCTGAACCGTGCCGGGCGCCGGCCTGCCGCGGCAAACTGCCGGCGCCGGCAAGGATCGGAACCGGCCGGGCATGCCATACTCCAAGGCAGCTCACGCCCGATAGAAGCGCCCGGCCATGTCCAAAGGATTGAAACGCGGTCTCGCCGCGCTGGTTCTCGCCCCCCTGCTATACGCCCTGCTCGGCTTCCTCGTGCTGCCCTGGGCCGGCCTCAAGCTGGCCAACCAGAAGCTGGCCGAGTACGCCACCGTGCCGGCCCGCCTCGAGCGCATCGAGCTCAACCCGTTCAGCCTCGAGCTGACCCTGCACGGCCTGCGTGTGGGCGAGGCCGGGGCGGAACAGCTGGCCTTCGCCCGCCTGTACGCCGACCTGCAGGTCGACAGCCTGTGGCAGGGCGCCCTGCACCTGCGCGAACTGCTGCTGGAGCGGCCGCACGTCGAGCTGCTGTTCGCCGCCGACCGGCCGTTCAACCTGCTGCGCCTGTTCAGGTTGCCGGCGAAGGGCGCCGCGGAAGAAAAGCCGGCCGGCGAGCCCTTCCCGCTGCTGGTCGACCGCCTGGCCCTGAGCGGCGGCAGCCTGCATCTGCTCGACGAGCGCCCGCAGCCGCCGGTCGAACTGCGCTACGAGGCCCTCGACCTCGAACTGCGCCACATCGGCACCCGCGCGGAGGACAACGGCGAGTTCAGCCTCAAGGCCAGCGGCTCGAGCGGCGCCAACCTCGACCTGCAGGGCCGCCTGGGCCTGCAGCCCGTGCGCGCCGAAGGGCGGCTGCAGGTGGCCGAGATCGGCCTGACCACCTGGTGGCCCTACGTGCGCCGCGCGCTGCCGCTGGAGCTGACCCAAGGGCAGGCCAGCGTGGCCAGCGACTTCCGCCTCGAGCTGCGCGAGGGCCTGCATCTGCAGCTGGACAACAGCCAGCTGCAGCTCAGCGGCCTGCGCCTGCAGCAGGCCGATGGCCAGCCCCTGCTCGATGCCGAACGCCTCGACCTCGCCAGCGCCCAGCTGCGTCTGAGCCCGGGACCGCAGCTGATCCTGAGCGACGGCCAGGCGCACCTGGCGGCGCTGCAGCTGCACCGTCCGGGCGAGCAGCCGCTGCTCAGGCTGGCCAGCCTGGAAGCCGGCAATGCCAGCCTGGACCTGGGCGCCCGCCAGCTGGTGATCGGCCAGCTGCGCAGCCAGGGCCTGGAGGCCTGGGCCGCGCGCGAAGCGGATGGCCGCCTCGACTGGCAGACGCTGGTCGAGCAGCAGCTGGCGCAGCTCCAGCGCCACGCCGCGGCCGCCGGCAGCAGCGAGCGCCCCGTCGGCACGGCGGAGCAGCCGGTCGCGGCCGGCGAAGCGGCCAACGCCAGTGCAACGCCTGCCGCGCCGGCCACGGCCACGGCCACGGAACAGACTGCCGGCACGGACGCCTCGGCGCCATCGGCCGGCCCCTGGCAGGTGCAGCTCAGGGACATCCAGCTGCGCGACTGGCGCGCCCACCTCGCGGACCGCGTGCCCAGCCCCGCCGTGGCGCTGGACATCGGCCCGCTGGATCTCGACCTGCAGGATGCCACCAGCACTGGCGAGCAGCCCTTCACCCTCAGGCTGGCCAGCGGCATCGGCGCCCATGGCCAGCTGGCGGCCAGCGGCCAGGTGCGCCTCAGGCCGCTCGCCAGCCAGCTCAAGGTGCAGGCGAGCGACCTCGACCTGCGCCTGGCGCAGGCCTACCTCAGCCCGTTCATCCACCTGGAGCTGCGCAGCGGCCTGCTCGGCGCCGAACTGGCGGTCGACCTGCAGAACGCCGCGCCGCTGGCGTTGCGCCTCGCCGGCAAGGCCAGGGTCAGCCAGCTGCACACCCTGGACACCCTCAAGGGGCGCGACTTCGTCAGGTGGCAGACCCTCGACCTCGACGGCCTCGACTACCGCCACGGCGAGCAGCTGCGCATCGACCGCGTGCGCCTGCAGCAGCCCTACGCGCGCTTCATCATCAACGAGGATCTCAGCACCAACGTCAAGGAGCTGCTGATCCCGCAGCCGCCCAAGGCGGCACCGACCCGCCCGGAGCCGCCGCTGCACCTGGTGGTGGGCGGCATCGACATCGCCGACGGCTCGGCCAACTTCGCCGACTTCTCGCTCACCCCCAACTTCGCCACCGCCATCCAGCAACTCAACGGGCGCATCGGCACCCTGGACAACCAGTCGCGCAAGCCGGCCAGCGTGGACATCCGCGGCAAGGTCGACCGCTACGCGCCGGTGAGCATCAAGGGTCAGCTGACGCCCTTCGCACCGCTGGAGCAGCTGGACATCGCCACCCGCTTCCAGCGCGTCGAGCTGACCACCCTGACGCCCTACGCCGGCAAGTTCGCCGGCTACAAGATCCGCAAGGGCCGTCTCAATCTCGACCTGCACTACCGGGTCACCAAGGGCCAGTTGAACGCCGACAACAAGGTACTGCTGGAGGACCTGCAGCTCGGCGAGCGGGTCGACAGCCCCAGCGCCACCGACCTGCCGGTGCGCCTGGCGGTGGCGCTGCTCAAGGACACCGACGGCAACATCGCCATCGCCCTGCCGGTGCAGGGCGACCTCAACAATCCCGAGTTCAGCGTGGTGCCGATCGTCTGGCAGACCCTGCGCAACCTGATGCTGCGTGCGGTGCAGGCACCGTTCAAGCTGATCGCCGGCCTGCTCGACGGCGGCGAGGAGCCGCTCGACAGCGTGCCCTTCGCCGCCGGCTCCAGCGAACTGGACGAGCAGGCCCGCGCCAGCCTCGGCAAGCTGGCCAAGGCGCTGGGACAGCGCCCGGCCCTGCGCCTGGAGGTCGAGGGCATGAGCGTGGCCGCGCTCGACGGCCCGCCGCTGGCCGAACAGCGCCTGGCCCGCGAATACCAGGAGACCTGGTACCGCATGCTGCAGCGGCGCGGCGACAAGGTGCCGGCCGAGGCCAGCCAGCTCCAGGTGCCGGAAGACATGCAGGCGATCCTGCTCGAGGGCATCTACCGCGCCCGCCTCGGCCAGCAGCCACCGGCCGAATGGCGCGAGCTGAAGAAGCCCGAGCGCGCCGTCCGCCTGCGCCAGGCCGTGCTCGACTCCTGGGCGCAGAGCGCGCTGCTGCAGCGCCAGCTGGCCCAGGACCGCGCCCGCACGATCAAGGCCTGGCTGGTCGAGCAGGGCGGCCTGGCCGACGAGCGCATCTACCTGCTGGATGTCGGTAGCGTCGAGGGCGCCGGCACCGGCGGCCGCATCGTCGTGCCTCTGCATCTGGACAGCGAATGAGCATGCGACTGCGCGGTCCAATCGACAGCGGCCGCCTCGGCCCGCAGAATGCCCCCCAGCCACCATCGGGATGATTCCAGTGAAAGCCTTCCTGCCCCTGACCCTGCTGCTGCTCGCCGTTCCGGCCGGAGCCGCCACCCTGCGCTGTGGCAGCGCCCTGATCAGCACCGGCGATCACGCCCTCGAGGTCCAGGAGAAGTGCGGCGAGCCGGCCAGCCGCAGCATCATCGGCTACCGCCAGCGCGGCGACGACTGGGGCAACTACGAGGAGGTCCGCATCGACGAGTGGATCTACGGACCGCGCAGCGGCATGTACTACTTCCTGCGCTTCGAGGGCAACCGCCTCACCGAGATCCGCAGCCAGCGCCGCTACTGAGCCTCGCCCTCGCCGATCCCGGAAAACAGAAAAGGCCCCGAAGGGCCTTTTCTGTCATGCGCTCAGCTCGATCAGACGCCGGAGGCTTCGGCAGCCGCCACGTCCTTGATCGACAGCTTGATGCGACCGCGGTTGTCCACGTCCAGCACCAGCACCTTCACTTCCTCGCCTTCCTTGAGCACGTCGGTGACCTTCTCGATGCGCTTGTCGCTGATCTGCGAGATGTGCACCAGACCGTCCTTGCCCGGCAGGATGTTGACGAAGGCGCCGAAGTCGACGATGCGCTCGACCTTGCCGACGTAGATCTTGCCGATCTCGGCCTCGGCGGTGATGCCCAGCACGCGCTGACGGGCAGCCTCGGCGGCTTCCTTGGTCTCGCCGTAGATCTTCACGCTGCCGTCGTCCTCGATGTCGATCGAGGCCTTGGTCTCTTCGCAGATGCTGCGGATGGTGGCGCCGCCCTTGCCGATGACGTCGCGGATCTTGTCGGTGTCGATGCGCATCTGCAGCATGGTCGGGGCGTTTTCCGACAGCTCGGCGCGCGGCTTGGCGATCACCTGGTTCATCTGGCCGAGGATGTTCAGACGCGCTTCCAGAGCCTGGTTCAGCGCGATCTCCATGATCTCTTCGGTGATGCCCTGGATCTTGATGTCCATCTGCAGGGCGGTGACGCCCTTGTCGGTACCGGCCACCTTGAAGTCCATGTCGCCGAGGTGGTCCTCGTCGCCGAGGATGTCGGTCAGCACGGCGAACTTGTCGCCTTCCTTGACCAGACCCATGGCGATGCCGGCCACCGGCGCCTTGACCGGCACACCGGCGTCCATCAGCGCCAGGGAAGCGCCGCACACCGAGGCCATCGAGCTGGAGCCGTTGGACTCGGTGATTTCCGACACCACGCGGATGGTGTAGGGGAAGTCGGCCTGGCTCGGCAGCATGGCGGCGACGCCACGACGGGCCAGACGGCCGTGGCCGATCTCGCGACGGCCCGGGCTGCCCATGCGGCCGCACTCGCCGACCGAGAACGGCGGGAAGTTGTAGTGCAGCATGAAGGCGTCCTTGCGCTCGCCTTCCAGGGTGTCCAGCAGCTGGGCGTCGCGGGCGGTGCCGAGGGTGGCGACCACCAGGGCCTGAGTCTCGCCACGGGTGAACAGCGCGGAGCCGTGGGTCTTGCCCAGCACGCCGACCTCGATGGCCAGCGGGCGCACGGTGCGGGTATCGCGGCCGTCGATGCGCGGCTTGCCGTTGACGATGTTCTCGCGCACGGTGCGGTATTCGAGCAGGCCGAACACTTCCTTGACTTCGCCGGCCGGGAACTGGCCTTCGCCGTCACCGGCGAACTTGGCGATCACCTGCTCGCGCAGGGCGTCGAGGGCGGCGTAGCGCTGCTGCTTGACGGTGATGGTGTAGGCGTTGGAGATCGCCTCGCCGAACTCGGCCTTGATGGCGTCGATCAGCACGGTGTTGGCCTGCGGAGCCTGCCAGTCCCAGCGCGGCTTGCCGGCTTCGGCGGCGAATTCCTTGATGGCGCGGATGGCGTTCTGGAATTCCTCGTGGGCGAACAGCACGGCGCCCAGCATCTGGTCTTCGGTCAGCTCTTCGGCTTCCGACTCGACCATCAGCACGGCGTCTTCGGTACCGGCCACCACCATGTCCAGGCGCGAGCTCTGCAGCTGCTCGTAGCTCGGGTTGAGGATGTAGCCCAGTTCGTCATGGTAGCCGACGCGGGCGGCGCCGATCGGACCGTCGAACGGGATGCCGGAGACGGCCAGGGCGGCGGAGGTGCCGATCATCGCGGCGATGTCCGGATCGGACTTCTTGTTGGTCGACACGACGGTGCAGACGACCTGCACTTCGTTCATGAAGCCTTCGGGGAACAGCGGGCGGATCGGGCGGTCGATCAGGCGCGAGGTCAGGGTTTCCTTCTCGCTCGGACGGCCTTCACGCTTGAAGAAGCCACCCGGGATGCGGCCGGCGGCGTAGGTCTTTTCCTGGTAGTGCACGGACAGCGGGAAGAAGCCCTTGCCCGGATCGGCCTGCTTGGCGCCGACCACGGTGACCAGCACGCTGACATCGTCGGTGCTGACCAGCACCGCGCCGCTGGCCTGCCGGGCGATGCGCCCGGTCTCGAGGGTGAAGGTCGTCTGACCGAACTGGAACTGCTTGATAACCGGATTCACGGTGTTTTCCTTCTCTGTGTTGCCTTGGGGAAATCGCTGGAGCTCTGGAGTCGCGCCCGCTGGCGCGCTCGGCAAGTCATCTACGAAAGGCGACTGCCACGGCCTTTCGTGGATGCCCTGGGAAAACCGGGAGCTGGCGCCCCGGGGCGGAGGCGGGCCAAGGCCCACCTGTCGCTCCGAACCGCCAGCTCCCGGCTTCGGCGAGCCACGTCTTAGCGACGCAGGCCCAGGCGCGCGATCAGGGCGCTGTAACGAGTGGTGTCCTTACCCTTCAGGTAGTCCAGCAGCTTGCGGCGCTGGTTGACCATGCGGATCAGACCACGACGGCTGTGGTGGTCCTTGGCGTTGGCCTTGAAGTGATCCTGCAGCTTGTTGATGTTGGCGGTCAGCAGGGCAACCTGCACTTCCGGGGAACCGGTATCGCCAGCAGCTTGCTGATACTCGTTAACGATCTGGGCTTTCTCTTGGACGCTCAGTGCCATGATGGACTTTCCTCTGAGGTAACAGGCCGGGGAAGTACCCCGTTTTCATGAATGGAGGAGTGACCGTGCCTGCTGACAGCCACCCTCGTCCGGTCCTCAGGACCGAATCAGTCGACGCGGCGCAATGCGCCCGTCGTCGGTCGCCTCACCGATACCGATGAAGCGACCTTGGTGATCGCGTACCCGCAGCATGCCGAACTTCGGCGCTTCGGGAGCCCGCACCGGCTGCCCGTGCAGCCAGTAGTAGGCGCTGTGCTCCGACAGCTGCACTGCCGGCCAGTGCTCCAGACCGCAGTCCACCGGGAGGAGGAAGCGATCCAGTGCCTCGGCGCCACCCTGCTCGTGGGCGGCGATCAGCTCGTCGAGGCTGATCGCCTGCGCCAGGCTGAACGGACCGGCCTGGGTGCGGCGCAGCTCGGCGACATGTGCCCCGCAGCCCAGCGCCTGGCCGAGATCCTCGACCAGGGTGCGGATGTAGGTGCCCTTGCTGCAGCTGACTTCCAGATCGGCGAACGGCGGCGCGAAGCGGGTCAGCTCGAGCCGGTCAATAGTAACAGAACGCGCCTCGCGCTCCACCACCTCGCCGGCGCGCGCCAGCTTGTACAGCGGCTGGCCATCCTTCTTCAGCGCCGAGTACATCGGCGGCACCTGCTGGATGGCACCGCGGAAACGCGGCAGCAGGGCCTCCAGCTGTTCGCGGTCGAAGTTCACCTCGCGGCGCTCGAGCACCTCGCCCTCGGCATCGCCGGTGGTGGTGGTGACGCCGAGGTGCATGACCGTGGCGTAGCCCTTCTCGGCGTCCAGCAGGTACTGGGAGAACTTGGTCGCCTCGCCGAAGCACAGCGGCAGCACCCCGGTGGCCAGCGGGTCGAGGCTACCGGTGTGGCCGGCCTTCTCGGCGTTGAGCAGCCAGCGCACCTTCTGCAGGGCGGCGTTGGAGCTGAAGCCGCGCGGCTTGTCGAGGATCAGGATACCGCTGACCGCGCGGCGGATGCGTTTGACCTGGGCCACGCCTTACTCCTTGTCCGTGTCCTGGTGACGACGGTCCTCGGCCACCGCGCGCTCGATCAGCGCCGACAGCTGGGCGCCGCGGCGCACGCTCTCGTCGTAGAGGAAATGCAGCTGCGGGATGGTACGCAGCTTGATCGCGCGACCGAGCAGCATGCGCAGGTAACCGGCGGCATCCTTGAGGATCTCCTGGTTGAGGGCGATCTTCTCGGCGTTGTCGTCCTGCCCCATCACGGTGAAAAACACCTTGGCGTGGGCCAGGTCGCGGCTGACGTCGATGCCGGTCAGGGTCACCAGGCCCAGACGCGGATCCTTGATCTCGCGCTGGATCAGCTGCGCGAGTTCGCGCTGCATCTGGTCACCGATCCGCTGGGTGCGGCTGTATTCTTTGGCCATGACTGTAATCCGTAAAAAACCCTGAAGCCGAAACGCACAAGCCGGAAGCATCCTACAGGAGCTTCCGGCTTGGCGCTTGCAGCACTCGCTGGCGCTTAGAGGCTGCGCGCTACCTGGACCTTCTCGAAGACTTCGATCTTGTCGCCGACGCGGACGTCGTTGTAGCTCTTCACGCCGATACCGCACTCCATGCCGTTACGCACTTCGGCGACGTCGTCCTTGAAGCGGCGCAGCGATTCCAGCTCGCCCTCGAAGACCACCACGTCGTCGCGCAGCACGCGGATCGGACGGTTGCGATGGACGGTACCTTCCAGCACCATGCAGCCGGCGATGGCGCCGAACTTCGGCGAACGGAACACGTCACGCACTTCGGCGATGCCGAGGATGTTCTCGCGCACGTCGCTGCCGAGCATACCGGTGAGCGCCTTCTTGACGTCCTCGATGATGTCGTAGATGACGTTGTAGTAGCGCAGGTCCAGGCCTTCCTGCTCGACGATCTTGCGCGCGCCGGCGTCGGCACGCACGTTGAAGCCGAAGATCACCGCGCTGGAAGCCAGCGCCAGGTTGGCGTCGCTCTCGGTGATGCCACCGACGCCGCCGCCGACCACGCGCACCTGGACCTCCTCGTTGCCGAGGCCTTCCAGCGAGCCCTGCAGGGCCTCCAGGGAGCCGCGCACGTCGGTCTTGAGGACCACGTTGAGGGTCTTCTTCTCTTCCTGACCCATAGTCTCGAAGATGTTTTCCAGCTTGCCGGCGTGGGCGCGGGCCAGCTTGACCTCGCGGAACTTGCCCTGACGGAACAGCGCGACTTCGCGGGCCTTCTTCTCGTCGGCGACCACGGTCAGCTCGTCGCCGGCATCCGGGGTGCCATCGAGGCCGAGGATCTCGACCGGGATGGACGGACCGGCTTCCTTGATCGGCTTGCCGTTCTCGTCGAGCATGGCGCGCACGCGGCCATAGTTGACGCCGACCAGCACCATATCGCCCTGGCGCAGGGTACCGT
This genomic window contains:
- a CDS encoding class I SAM-dependent rRNA methyltransferase — encoded protein: MSALNQALRAAFERRQALIAELHGQGTDCYRLFHGSQEGAPGLTVDRYGPQLLVQSFHQPLERDALLELFAACQAFLGTELLAVYNDRSQPNSRIDRTDPVCQPTPEALSDLVGHEWGLNYRVRARHPGQDPLLFLDLRNARGWVRRHSAGRSVLNLFAYTCGVGLCAAAGGARRVVNLDFAEGNLAVGRENGALNPALPEMHFIQSDYFPAIRQLAGLPVAHRRGQRLPSYPRLAAEQFDLVFLDPPAWARSAFGTVDLLRDYQSLLKPALLATAAGGTLVCCNNLARVELDDWREQVLRCAAKNGRPVREVEVLAPAADFPSFDGRPPLKTLILHL
- a CDS encoding DUF748 domain-containing protein; protein product: MSKGLKRGLAALVLAPLLYALLGFLVLPWAGLKLANQKLAEYATVPARLERIELNPFSLELTLHGLRVGEAGAEQLAFARLYADLQVDSLWQGALHLRELLLERPHVELLFAADRPFNLLRLFRLPAKGAAEEKPAGEPFPLLVDRLALSGGSLHLLDERPQPPVELRYEALDLELRHIGTRAEDNGEFSLKASGSSGANLDLQGRLGLQPVRAEGRLQVAEIGLTTWWPYVRRALPLELTQGQASVASDFRLELREGLHLQLDNSQLQLSGLRLQQADGQPLLDAERLDLASAQLRLSPGPQLILSDGQAHLAALQLHRPGEQPLLRLASLEAGNASLDLGARQLVIGQLRSQGLEAWAAREADGRLDWQTLVEQQLAQLQRHAAAAGSSERPVGTAEQPVAAGEAANASATPAAPATATATEQTAGTDASAPSAGPWQVQLRDIQLRDWRAHLADRVPSPAVALDIGPLDLDLQDATSTGEQPFTLRLASGIGAHGQLAASGQVRLRPLASQLKVQASDLDLRLAQAYLSPFIHLELRSGLLGAELAVDLQNAAPLALRLAGKARVSQLHTLDTLKGRDFVRWQTLDLDGLDYRHGEQLRIDRVRLQQPYARFIINEDLSTNVKELLIPQPPKAAPTRPEPPLHLVVGGIDIADGSANFADFSLTPNFATAIQQLNGRIGTLDNQSRKPASVDIRGKVDRYAPVSIKGQLTPFAPLEQLDIATRFQRVELTTLTPYAGKFAGYKIRKGRLNLDLHYRVTKGQLNADNKVLLEDLQLGERVDSPSATDLPVRLAVALLKDTDGNIAIALPVQGDLNNPEFSVVPIVWQTLRNLMLRAVQAPFKLIAGLLDGGEEPLDSVPFAAGSSELDEQARASLGKLAKALGQRPALRLEVEGMSVAALDGPPLAEQRLAREYQETWYRMLQRRGDKVPAEASQLQVPEDMQAILLEGIYRARLGQQPPAEWRELKKPERAVRLRQAVLDSWAQSALLQRQLAQDRARTIKAWLVEQGGLADERIYLLDVGSVEGAGTGGRIVVPLHLDSE
- a CDS encoding DUF2845 domain-containing protein, whose protein sequence is MIPVKAFLPLTLLLLAVPAGAATLRCGSALISTGDHALEVQEKCGEPASRSIIGYRQRGDDWGNYEEVRIDEWIYGPRSGMYYFLRFEGNRLTEIRSQRRY
- the pnp gene encoding polyribonucleotide nucleotidyltransferase → MNPVIKQFQFGQTTFTLETGRIARQASGAVLVSTDDVSVLVTVVGAKQADPGKGFFPLSVHYQEKTYAAGRIPGGFFKREGRPSEKETLTSRLIDRPIRPLFPEGFMNEVQVVCTVVSTNKKSDPDIAAMIGTSAALAVSGIPFDGPIGAARVGYHDELGYILNPSYEQLQSSRLDMVVAGTEDAVLMVESEAEELTEDQMLGAVLFAHEEFQNAIRAIKEFAAEAGKPRWDWQAPQANTVLIDAIKAEFGEAISNAYTITVKQQRYAALDALREQVIAKFAGDGEGQFPAGEVKEVFGLLEYRTVRENIVNGKPRIDGRDTRTVRPLAIEVGVLGKTHGSALFTRGETQALVVATLGTARDAQLLDTLEGERKDAFMLHYNFPPFSVGECGRMGSPGRREIGHGRLARRGVAAMLPSQADFPYTIRVVSEITESNGSSSMASVCGASLALMDAGVPVKAPVAGIAMGLVKEGDKFAVLTDILGDEDHLGDMDFKVAGTDKGVTALQMDIKIQGITEEIMEIALNQALEARLNILGQMNQVIAKPRAELSENAPTMLQMRIDTDKIRDVIGKGGATIRSICEETKASIDIEDDGSVKIYGETKEAAEAARQRVLGITAEAEIGKIYVGKVERIVDFGAFVNILPGKDGLVHISQISDKRIEKVTDVLKEGEEVKVLVLDVDNRGRIKLSIKDVAAAEASGV
- the rpsO gene encoding 30S ribosomal protein S15 yields the protein MALSVQEKAQIVNEYQQAAGDTGSPEVQVALLTANINKLQDHFKANAKDHHSRRGLIRMVNQRRKLLDYLKGKDTTRYSALIARLGLRR
- the truB gene encoding tRNA pseudouridine(55) synthase TruB, translating into MAQVKRIRRAVSGILILDKPRGFSSNAALQKVRWLLNAEKAGHTGSLDPLATGVLPLCFGEATKFSQYLLDAEKGYATVMHLGVTTTTGDAEGEVLERREVNFDREQLEALLPRFRGAIQQVPPMYSALKKDGQPLYKLARAGEVVEREARSVTIDRLELTRFAPPFADLEVSCSKGTYIRTLVEDLGQALGCGAHVAELRRTQAGPFSLAQAISLDELIAAHEQGGAEALDRFLLPVDCGLEHWPAVQLSEHSAYYWLHGQPVRAPEAPKFGMLRVRDHQGRFIGIGEATDDGRIAPRRLIRS
- the rbfA gene encoding 30S ribosome-binding factor RbfA: MAKEYSRTQRIGDQMQRELAQLIQREIKDPRLGLVTLTGIDVSRDLAHAKVFFTVMGQDDNAEKIALNQEILKDAAGYLRMLLGRAIKLRTIPQLHFLYDESVRRGAQLSALIERAVAEDRRHQDTDKE